A single genomic interval of Aphidius gifuensis isolate YNYX2018 linkage group LG6, ASM1490517v1, whole genome shotgun sequence harbors:
- the LOC122859454 gene encoding myrosinase 1-like, producing the protein MICINVILIFFTLLRIAVAKKNNFAFPGDLTIGVSGAAYQIEGAWNASDKGESTWDSWTHKKRHLIFDQQNGDIACDSYHKYKEDIAIAKDIGFNHHRLSLSWARILPTGFSNKISKDGIQYYKNVIDEIRKQGMEPFVTIYHWDHPEYFNNYGGWLNELMVDFYVDFARVVFRELGSRVKFWTTINEPNNYCHNAYAQESYAPGMRLKEKGAYICGHNMLKAHAKTYHMYNQLFRAEQGGKIGIVIPCRGNFPANSNDTESPMIAFQYDCGWMANPIFSKDGDYPKVMKERIYENSILEGFSRSELPSFSLEEIATIRGSSDYFGLNYYTSRVCASMPKTNGTGWYQDSGVQVSVDRAWKKGLPSWAYIVPEGLGLVLRKIKDEYENPEVHILENGYADEGTVNDTQRIEFLYSHMKEVILAKNDGCNIKSYSVWSLLDNFEWDRGYAEKYGIVHVDFNHENRTRTPKLSAKWLKKILKNRILEYHDVHNETLKKANN; encoded by the exons ATGATTTGCATCAATGTAATATTGATATTCTTCACATTATTGCG GATAGCagtagccaaaaaaaataattttgcattTCCTGGAGATTTAACAATTGGCGTATCTGGAGCGGCTTACCAGATTGAAGGTGCTTGGAATGCAAGTG ACAAAGGAGAAAGCACGTGGGATTCATGGACTCATAAAAAacgacatttaatttttgatcaaCAAAATGGAGATATAGCATGTGATTCTTATCATAAATACAAAGAAGACATCGCAATTGCCAAAGATATTGGA TTTAATCATCATCGACTATCTTTAAGCTGGGCTAGAATATTGCCAACAggtttttcaaacaaaattagCAAAGATGGAAtacaatattacaaaaatgttattgatgaaataCGAAAACAAGGAATGGAACCATTTGTTACAATCTACCACTGGGATCACcctgaatattttaataattacggTGGATGGCTTAATGAGCTAATGGTTGATTTTTATGTTGACTTTGCGAGAGTTGTTTTTCGAGAATTAGGTTCAAGAGTCAAATTTTGGACAACAATTAATGAACCCAATAATTATTGCCATAATGCCTACGCTCAAGAAAGTTATGCACCTG gaaTGCGATTGAAAGAAAAAGGAGCATACATATGTGGACATAATATGTTAAAAGCACATGCCAAAACTTATCATATGTACAATCAATTATTTCGGGCAGAGCAAGGTGGCAAAATTGGTATTGTCATTCCTTGCAGGGGTAATTTTCCTGCCAACTCAAATGATACTGAATCTCCCATGATAGCATTCCAATATGATTGTGGATGGATGGCTAATCCAATATTTTCCAAAGACGGAGATTACCCAAAAGTCATGAAAGAAAGAATTTACGAAAATAGTATATTAGAAGGCTTCTCAAGATCTGAATTGCCATCTTTCTCTCTTGAAGAAATTGCAACTATCAG aggATCATCTGATTATTTTGGGCTCAACTACTACACATCTCGAGTATGTGCATCAATGCCAAAAACAAATGGAACAGGATGGTATCAGGATTCTGGAGTTCAAGTGTCGGTTGACAGAGCTTGGAAAAAAGGATTGCCCTCTTGGGCTTAT ATTGTTCCGGAGGGTTTAGGACTTGTTctgagaaaaattaaagacGAATACGAAAATCCAGAGGTACATATTTTGGAAAATGGATATGCAGATGAAGGGACAGTTAATGATACTCaaagaattgaatttttatactcACATATGAAAGAAGTGATTCTTGCTAAAAATGATGGATGCAATATTAAAAGTTACTCAGTTTGGAGTTTATTAGACAATTTTGAATGGGATCGTGGATATGC aGAAAAGTATGGAATTGTACATGTAGATTTCAATCATGAAAATCGTACTAGAACGCCAAAGCTTTCGGCAAAATGGCTTAAGAAAATCCTGAAAAACCGAATACTTGAATATCATGATGTGCACAATGAGACTTTGAAGAAAGccaataactaa